A DNA window from Rhipicephalus sanguineus isolate Rsan-2018 chromosome 8, BIME_Rsan_1.4, whole genome shotgun sequence contains the following coding sequences:
- the LOC119401749 gene encoding transmembrane protein 45B: MNKFQGHAVTGTFFFLFGTWWTFAMWLNYVRKRENKQRYLSRCSYAVPGLPRKLSIEGIVKIIGASVCLASDLSHIFRIDHSLNAESVQHNSMYAFFLLNGVVDVMYNAGFPLPPHADYVALLLTITSEGLMFHLHLQGKPLLNVMIHTLLVYTSVALVVSIVAEMCRPRSVLASLGRAYVCVLHGTWLLQIGFILYNPLPGYKPWEVDSHMDLMLAASVFTWHMMAVLVYVGALGAVAWAVNRTCGRFCSDVVSVDAEEVGDLHEALLKHGV; the protein is encoded by the coding sequence ATGAACAAATTCCAGGGCCACGCAGTGACCGGaactttcttcttccttttcggAACGTGGTGGACCTTCGCGATGTGGCTCAATTACGTTCGCAAAAGGGAGAACAAGCAGCGTTACCTAAGCCGCTGTTCGTACGCGGTGCCCGGCCTGCCCAGAAAATTGAGCATCGAAGGCATCGTCAAGATCATCGGCGCTTCCGTGTGCCTTGCCAGCGATCTTTCCCATATATTCAGAATCGACCACTCCCTGAACGCAGAGAGCGTCCAGCATAATTCTATGTACGCGTTCTTCCTGCTCAACGGTGTAGTGGACGTCATGTACAACGCCGGGTTCCCGTTACCTCCGCACGCCGACTACGTGGCATTGCTGCTCACCATCACCTCCGAAGGCCTCATGTTCCACTTGCACCTGCAAGGTAAACCTCTCCTCAACGTCATGATCCATACTCTCTTGGTTTACACATCAGTTGCTCTGGTGGTCTCCATCGTAGCCGAGATGTGTCGGCCCCGAAGCGTTCTGGCGTCCCTGGGTAGAGCTTACGTTTGCGTACTGCATGGGACGTGGCTATTGCAGATCGGCTTCATCCTCTACAATCCGCTGCCTGGATACAAACCCTGGGAGGTTGATAGCCACATGGACTTGATGTTGGCCGCAAGTGTATTCACGTGGCACATGATGGCTGTGCTGGTCTACGTTGGCGCGTTGGGCGCTGTGGCCTGGGCGGTGAACCGAACATGCGGCAGGTTCTGCAGTGACGTTGTCTCCGTGGATGCGGAGGAGGTCGGGGACCTCCATGAAGCACTTTTAAAGCATGGCGTATGA